Proteins co-encoded in one Actinoallomurus bryophytorum genomic window:
- a CDS encoding NADP-dependent oxidoreductase, with the protein MKAVRFHEYGGIDVLRVEEVERPVPGPGQVLVEVRAAGIQPGEVHIRAGELHERWPATFPSGQGSDLAGVVVELGPHVRGARVGDEVLGFTHARASHAEYVVVNDVNLTPRPEGLSWDAAGSLYVAGTTAYATVFAADPGPGDTVVVSGAAGGVGSLAVQLARRRGATVIGLASTPNHAWLKEHGVVPVEYGEGVAGRIRQASGGTVDAFIDTVGNGYVELAVELGVRPARIDTIRDWQAAAKVGARTDGEGAAACAVVLGELARLAARGDLEVPIARTYPLERVRDAFGELERGHTHGKIVLRP; encoded by the coding sequence ATGAAGGCGGTGCGGTTCCACGAGTACGGCGGGATCGATGTCCTGCGGGTGGAGGAGGTGGAGCGTCCGGTGCCCGGCCCTGGGCAGGTGCTGGTCGAGGTCCGCGCGGCCGGGATCCAGCCCGGTGAGGTCCATATCCGCGCCGGCGAGCTGCACGAGCGCTGGCCGGCGACGTTCCCCTCCGGTCAGGGCAGCGATCTGGCCGGCGTCGTGGTGGAGCTCGGCCCGCATGTGCGCGGCGCCAGAGTGGGAGACGAGGTCCTGGGCTTCACCCACGCACGGGCGAGCCACGCGGAGTACGTCGTGGTGAACGACGTGAACCTGACCCCGCGTCCGGAGGGCCTGTCCTGGGACGCGGCCGGGTCGTTGTACGTGGCCGGCACGACCGCGTACGCCACCGTGTTCGCGGCCGACCCCGGACCGGGCGACACGGTCGTCGTGTCCGGTGCGGCGGGCGGCGTCGGGTCCCTCGCGGTGCAGCTCGCGCGGCGGCGCGGCGCCACGGTGATCGGGCTGGCGAGCACGCCGAATCACGCCTGGTTGAAGGAGCACGGCGTCGTCCCGGTCGAGTACGGGGAGGGCGTGGCCGGACGGATCCGGCAGGCCTCGGGCGGGACCGTCGACGCGTTCATCGACACGGTCGGCAACGGCTACGTGGAGCTGGCGGTGGAGCTGGGCGTACGACCGGCGCGGATCGACACGATCCGCGACTGGCAGGCCGCGGCCAAGGTCGGTGCGCGGACCGACGGAGAAGGCGCGGCGGCCTGCGCGGTCGTGCTCGGCGAGCTGGCCCGGCTCGCCGCACGCGGGGACCTCGAGGTGCCGATCGCCCGCACCTACCCGTTGGAGCGGGTGCGGGACGCGTTCGGCGAGCTGGAGCGGGGACACACCCACGGCAAAATCGTGCTCCGCCCTTAG
- the bioB gene encoding biotin synthase BioB, translated as MTESGVEELLGSLSAKALLRRPPTREEALAVLETDDDDILEVVGAASRVRRRFFGRRVKLNHLVNMKSGLCPEDCGYCSQRLGSTSEILKYSWIGTEEAAGNAERAIAAGAKRVCLVASGRGPADRDISRVADTVAAIKGTAPEVEVCVCLGLLKPGQAERLREAGADAYNHNLNTSEENYGQICSTHGFEDRVRTVNEAKQAGLSPCSGAIFGMGETDEDIVDVAFALRELDPDSVPVNFLIPFEGTPLAGRWDLTPQRCLRILAMFRFVFPDVEVRLAGGREIHLRTLQPLALHLANSIFLGDYLTSEGQPGADDLQMIADAGFVVEGADEQTLPDARQDLVTLRRRGAGTDLPANT; from the coding sequence ATGACGGAGTCTGGTGTGGAAGAGCTGCTCGGGTCGTTGTCGGCCAAGGCGTTGCTGCGGCGACCGCCGACCCGCGAGGAGGCTCTCGCGGTCCTGGAGACCGATGACGACGACATCCTCGAGGTGGTCGGGGCCGCCTCCCGCGTACGCCGCCGGTTCTTCGGCCGGCGGGTGAAGCTGAACCACCTGGTCAACATGAAGAGCGGCCTGTGCCCGGAGGACTGCGGCTACTGTTCCCAGCGGCTCGGCTCCACCTCCGAGATCCTGAAGTACTCCTGGATCGGCACGGAAGAGGCCGCCGGCAACGCCGAACGGGCGATCGCGGCGGGAGCCAAGCGCGTGTGCCTGGTGGCCAGCGGACGCGGGCCCGCCGACCGCGACATCAGCCGGGTGGCGGACACCGTCGCCGCGATCAAAGGCACGGCACCCGAGGTCGAGGTGTGCGTCTGCCTGGGCCTGCTCAAGCCGGGCCAGGCCGAACGGCTACGCGAGGCGGGCGCCGACGCCTACAACCACAACCTCAACACCAGCGAGGAGAACTACGGGCAGATCTGCTCGACCCACGGCTTCGAGGACCGGGTACGGACGGTGAACGAGGCCAAGCAGGCCGGGCTGTCCCCGTGCTCGGGCGCGATCTTCGGAATGGGCGAGACCGACGAGGACATCGTGGACGTCGCGTTCGCCCTGCGTGAGCTGGACCCCGACTCGGTGCCGGTGAACTTCCTGATCCCCTTCGAGGGCACACCCCTGGCCGGCCGGTGGGATCTGACCCCGCAGCGGTGCCTGCGCATCCTGGCGATGTTCCGGTTCGTCTTCCCGGACGTGGAGGTACGGCTGGCGGGCGGCCGGGAGATCCACCTGCGAACGCTCCAGCCGCTGGCCCTGCACCTGGCCAACTCGATCTTCCTGGGCGACTACCTCACCAGCGAAGGCCAGCCCGGAGCCGACGACCTGCAGATGATCGCCGACGCCGGCTTCGTCGTCGAGGGGGCCGACGAGCAGACCCTCCCCGACGCCCGCCAGGACCTGGTCACCCTCCGCCGCCGCGGCGCGGGCACCGACCTGCCGGCCAACACCTGA
- a CDS encoding isochorismate synthase translates to MNVAVGVSDRLVVRTTAVSAPEDLVARLPHSEALAWVRHGEGLVGWGEAARLVLPGGEDRFVRAREWLASVLGTATVEDPLGVPGSGPVAFGSFSFDAKAGESVLIVPRVVLGHRDGRSWYTTIGEHSESLALLRRPVAPSGIRWSDGEVDAPHHMRAVAAAVERIRAGHLSKVVLAQDLLATADAPIDTRVLLRRLADRFPSCYTFACAGLVGATPELLVRRMGGEVESLVLAGTIARDSADESLATTLFASAKDREEHSYAADMVRDALAPLCHELTMPDEPELLRLSNVIHLATPVRGRLAEERSVLDVVAALHPTPAVGGTPTDSALDLIRELETMERGRYAGPVGWIDARGDGEWGIALRCAQIEGARARLYAGGGIVAGSDPAAELAEAQSKFRAMRYAIDG, encoded by the coding sequence GTGAACGTCGCTGTGGGAGTTTCCGACCGGCTCGTCGTCCGGACCACCGCCGTCTCCGCGCCCGAGGACCTGGTGGCGCGCCTTCCGCACTCCGAGGCGCTGGCCTGGGTCCGGCACGGCGAGGGCCTCGTCGGCTGGGGCGAGGCCGCACGCCTCGTCCTGCCCGGCGGCGAGGACCGCTTCGTCCGCGCCCGCGAATGGCTCGCCTCGGTTCTGGGCACCGCCACCGTCGAGGACCCGCTGGGCGTCCCCGGCTCAGGGCCCGTCGCCTTCGGCAGCTTCTCCTTCGACGCCAAGGCCGGCGAGTCGGTCCTCATCGTGCCGCGTGTCGTCCTGGGACACCGCGACGGCCGCTCCTGGTACACCACGATCGGCGAGCACTCCGAGTCGCTGGCGCTGCTGCGCCGCCCGGTCGCCCCCTCCGGCATCCGCTGGTCCGACGGCGAGGTCGACGCGCCGCACCACATGCGCGCCGTGGCCGCCGCCGTCGAACGCATCCGCGCGGGGCACCTGTCCAAGGTCGTACTCGCCCAGGACCTGCTCGCGACCGCCGACGCGCCCATCGACACGCGCGTCCTGCTGCGCCGCCTCGCGGACCGCTTCCCCTCCTGCTACACCTTCGCCTGCGCCGGGCTGGTCGGCGCGACCCCCGAGCTGCTCGTACGCCGCATGGGCGGCGAGGTCGAGTCCCTCGTCCTGGCCGGCACCATCGCCCGTGACTCCGCCGACGAATCCCTGGCCACGACCCTGTTCGCCTCGGCCAAGGACCGCGAGGAGCACTCCTACGCCGCCGACATGGTCCGTGACGCGCTCGCGCCGCTGTGCCACGAGCTGACCATGCCCGACGAGCCCGAGCTGCTGCGCCTGTCCAACGTCATCCACCTGGCCACGCCCGTACGCGGCCGCCTGGCCGAAGAACGCTCCGTACTGGACGTCGTGGCCGCCCTGCACCCCACGCCCGCGGTCGGCGGCACCCCGACCGACAGCGCCCTGGACCTGATCCGCGAACTCGAGACGATGGAACGCGGCCGCTACGCCGGACCGGTCGGCTGGATCGACGCACGCGGCGACGGCGAGTGGGGCATCGCGCTGCGCTGCGCCCAGATCGAGGGCGCCCGCGCCCGCCTGTACGCCGGCGGCGGCATCGTCGCCGGCTCCGACCCGGCCGCCGAGCTGGCCGAGGCGCAGAGCAAGTTCCGTGCCATGCGCTACGCCATCGACGGCTGA
- a CDS encoding PadR family transcriptional regulator translates to MDSWPPGPPDLAAFFAMGGPPQRPGPPGPYGEGPPPRPGPPTFFRLGPPPAGAAPKVKKGDVRAAALALLTEGPRNGYQIIQEISERSHGIWRPSPGSVYPALQQLEDEGLVRAEEDGGRRTYRLTDQGRAHVADNREALAEPWAAVAGSVTEEMVDLQTLFGQVGMALRQVAEAGTHAQHEHARRILAETRRSLYRLLAEDPEGDD, encoded by the coding sequence ATGGACAGCTGGCCACCGGGCCCCCCGGATCTCGCCGCGTTCTTCGCCATGGGCGGGCCGCCTCAACGCCCCGGGCCGCCGGGTCCGTACGGGGAAGGCCCGCCCCCACGGCCCGGCCCGCCCACCTTCTTCAGGCTGGGTCCCCCGCCGGCCGGCGCGGCGCCGAAGGTCAAGAAGGGCGACGTGCGCGCGGCCGCCCTGGCGCTGCTCACCGAGGGCCCGCGCAACGGCTACCAGATCATCCAGGAGATCAGCGAGCGCAGCCACGGGATCTGGCGACCCAGCCCCGGCTCGGTCTATCCGGCGTTGCAGCAGCTGGAGGACGAAGGGCTGGTACGGGCCGAGGAGGACGGCGGGCGCCGTACGTACCGGCTGACCGATCAGGGCCGCGCCCACGTGGCCGACAACCGTGAGGCGCTCGCCGAGCCCTGGGCGGCGGTGGCCGGTTCGGTCACCGAGGAGATGGTCGACCTGCAGACGCTGTTCGGGCAGGTCGGCATGGCGCTGCGGCAGGTCGCCGAGGCGGGCACGCACGCCCAGCACGAGCACGCGCGGCGCATCCTGGCCGAGACACGGCGCTCGCTGTACCGGCTGCTCGCCGAAGATCCTGAGGGGGACGATTGA
- a CDS encoding ATP-binding cassette domain-containing protein, producing MTTPNGGPAVAVEGLSKRYGDLEAVKGIGFDVPPGEVFGFLGPNGAGKTTTIGMLCTLVRPTGGAARVAGHDIVAERDEVRRNIGLVFQDPTLDAYLTAEQNLRFHGELYGLPKDVMNERIALVLDMVDLTDRKDGKVETFSGGMKRRLEIARGLLHSPRVLFLDEPTVGLDPQTRSAIWGYINQLKDTEDITIFLTTHYMEEAEYCDRIAIIDHGEIVVLDTPEKLKASVGKDRVQIVTGDDEAAIAALKDRFGIDAGVHEGAVTFAVSSGEEFVPRLFSELGVAIRSVHVARPSLDDVFLNYAGTTIRDAEGGSNEWARRMMRR from the coding sequence TTGACCACGCCGAACGGGGGCCCGGCCGTCGCGGTCGAGGGCCTGTCGAAGAGGTACGGCGACCTGGAGGCCGTGAAGGGGATCGGGTTCGACGTGCCGCCGGGGGAGGTCTTCGGCTTCCTCGGGCCCAACGGCGCCGGCAAGACCACCACGATCGGGATGCTGTGCACGCTGGTCCGCCCGACCGGCGGCGCCGCGCGCGTGGCCGGGCACGACATCGTGGCCGAGCGCGACGAGGTACGGCGCAACATCGGCCTGGTCTTCCAGGACCCGACGCTGGACGCGTACCTGACCGCCGAGCAGAACCTGCGCTTCCACGGCGAGCTGTACGGCCTGCCGAAAGACGTGATGAACGAGCGGATCGCCCTGGTCCTGGACATGGTCGACCTGACCGACCGCAAGGACGGCAAGGTCGAGACGTTCTCCGGCGGCATGAAGCGGCGGCTGGAGATCGCGCGCGGCCTGCTGCACTCCCCGCGGGTGCTGTTCCTGGACGAGCCGACCGTCGGCCTGGACCCCCAGACCCGCTCGGCGATCTGGGGCTACATCAACCAGCTCAAGGACACCGAGGACATCACGATCTTCCTCACCACGCACTACATGGAAGAGGCCGAGTACTGCGACCGCATCGCGATCATCGACCACGGCGAGATCGTCGTCCTGGACACGCCGGAAAAGCTCAAGGCGAGCGTCGGCAAGGACCGGGTGCAGATCGTGACCGGTGACGACGAGGCCGCGATCGCCGCGCTGAAGGACCGCTTCGGCATCGACGCGGGCGTACACGAGGGCGCGGTCACCTTCGCGGTCTCCTCCGGTGAGGAGTTCGTGCCGCGATTGTTCTCCGAGCTCGGGGTGGCGATCCGCTCGGTGCACGTCGCCCGGCCCTCACTCGATGACGTGTTCCTGAACTACGCCGGCACCACGATCCGCGACGCCGAGGGGGGCTCCAACGAATGGGCCCGCCGGATGATGAGGAGATGA
- a CDS encoding ABC transporter permease, with product MATDLQPVIETAPVRVARHTLGHDLGAIKIVLHRELLRFFYDRTRMISQLVQPVLYLLVLGTGLGSLVSGGGNVNLKTFIFPGVIAMSVLFTGMFSAGSIVWDREFGFLREMLVAPVSRTSIVVGKVLGGAVVATAQGVVILALAGLAGVPYDPVMLVLLVFLMFVGAFTITAFGVVLAARIKRMQSFFGVMQMAMMPMMFLSGALFPLSGLPGWLSLLTRINPLTYAVDPLRHVVFTHIHASARLKARFNPGVTWFGWHVPILLEVALVIVLGAGLLAVAIAQFRRTD from the coding sequence ATGGCGACCGATCTGCAACCCGTCATCGAGACCGCCCCGGTCCGCGTCGCGCGGCACACCCTGGGCCACGACCTCGGGGCGATCAAGATCGTCCTGCACCGTGAGCTGCTGCGCTTCTTCTACGACCGCACCAGGATGATCTCCCAGCTGGTCCAGCCGGTGTTGTACCTGCTCGTCCTGGGCACCGGCCTGGGGTCGCTGGTGTCGGGCGGCGGGAACGTGAACCTGAAGACGTTCATCTTCCCCGGCGTCATCGCGATGTCGGTGCTGTTCACCGGGATGTTCTCGGCCGGCTCGATCGTGTGGGACCGGGAGTTCGGGTTCTTGCGGGAGATGCTCGTCGCGCCGGTCAGCCGCACCTCGATCGTGGTCGGCAAGGTCCTCGGCGGCGCGGTCGTCGCCACGGCCCAGGGCGTGGTGATCCTCGCGCTGGCCGGTCTGGCCGGAGTGCCCTACGACCCGGTCATGCTCGTCCTGCTGGTGTTCCTGATGTTCGTCGGGGCGTTCACGATCACGGCGTTCGGGGTGGTGCTCGCCGCGCGGATCAAGAGGATGCAGTCCTTCTTCGGCGTCATGCAGATGGCGATGATGCCGATGATGTTCCTGTCCGGCGCGCTGTTCCCGCTGTCGGGCCTGCCGGGCTGGCTGAGCCTCCTGACCCGGATCAACCCGCTGACCTACGCGGTGGACCCGCTGCGCCACGTGGTGTTCACGCACATCCACGCGAGCGCGCGGCTCAAGGCGAGGTTCAACCCCGGCGTCACGTGGTTCGGCTGGCACGTGCCGATCCTGCTGGAGGTCGCCCTGGTCATCGTCCTGGGCGCCGGTCTGCTCGCCGTGGCGATCGCGCAGTTCCGCCGTACCGACTGA
- a CDS encoding zinc-binding dehydrogenase, giving the protein MRAVVYEAFGREPRLREVPDPVPPPGGVVIRVGATGLCRSDWHGWMGHDADITLPHVPGHELAGVIEATGPGVAAWRAGDRVTVPFVCACGRCAACAAGDQQVCERQTQPGFTHWGSFAEYVAIENADVNLVALPGEMDFAAAAALGCRFATAFRAVTAHGRVAPGEWVAVHGCGGVGLSAVMIAAAAGARVVAVDLSPGALELARASGASATVRGPDGVPEAILEITGGGAHVSLDALGSAPTCADSIACLRRRGRHVQVGLLPEELTGLPMGRVIAFELAVLGSHGMPAHAYRPMMDLVVAGTLRPDRLITRTIGLDQAPAALAAMGTAPSTGVTVIHPG; this is encoded by the coding sequence GTGCGAGCGGTGGTCTATGAGGCGTTCGGGCGTGAGCCGCGGCTACGTGAGGTGCCCGATCCGGTCCCGCCGCCGGGCGGGGTGGTGATCCGGGTCGGCGCGACCGGCCTGTGCCGCAGCGACTGGCACGGCTGGATGGGGCACGACGCCGACATCACGCTGCCACACGTTCCCGGGCACGAGCTGGCCGGGGTGATCGAGGCGACAGGACCGGGCGTCGCCGCGTGGCGTGCCGGGGACCGGGTGACGGTCCCGTTCGTCTGCGCGTGCGGGCGATGCGCGGCCTGCGCCGCCGGTGACCAGCAGGTCTGTGAGCGCCAGACCCAGCCCGGGTTCACGCACTGGGGGTCGTTCGCCGAGTACGTCGCGATCGAGAACGCCGACGTCAACCTGGTGGCGCTGCCCGGGGAGATGGACTTCGCGGCGGCGGCCGCGCTCGGCTGCCGCTTCGCCACCGCGTTCCGCGCCGTCACCGCGCACGGCCGGGTCGCGCCGGGCGAGTGGGTGGCCGTGCACGGCTGCGGCGGCGTCGGCCTGTCCGCGGTGATGATCGCGGCTGCGGCCGGCGCACGCGTCGTGGCGGTCGACCTGTCCCCCGGCGCCCTGGAGCTGGCCCGCGCGTCCGGGGCATCGGCCACCGTGAGGGGACCCGACGGTGTCCCCGAGGCGATCCTCGAGATCACCGGAGGAGGCGCGCACGTCTCCCTCGACGCCCTCGGCAGCGCGCCGACCTGCGCCGACTCCATCGCGTGCCTGCGCCGCCGCGGCCGGCACGTCCAGGTCGGCCTGCTGCCGGAGGAGCTGACCGGCCTGCCGATGGGCCGGGTCATCGCCTTCGAGCTGGCCGTGCTCGGCAGCCACGGCATGCCCGCCCACGCGTACCGCCCGATGATGGACCTGGTCGTCGCCGGGACTCTGCGGCCGGACCGGCTCATCACCCGGACCATCGGCCTCGACCAGGCCCCGGCGGCGCTGGCGGCGATGGGCACCGCCCCGTCCACCGGCGTGACCGTGATCCACCCGGGCTGA
- a CDS encoding nucleoside deaminase, giving the protein MTTDERALLRRAIELAAAARAGGNPPFGSLLAGPDGGVLAEERNTTITDADISAHPELKLARWAARELDPATAAATTMFTSCQPCQMCAGAIERSGLGRVVFALSNEQLTGLKPGPGWPGVAQEGPALYEEARVPVEGYYT; this is encoded by the coding sequence ATGACGACCGACGAGCGGGCCCTCCTTCGCAGGGCCATCGAGCTGGCCGCCGCGGCGCGCGCGGGCGGCAACCCGCCTTTCGGGTCGCTGCTGGCCGGACCGGACGGCGGCGTCCTCGCCGAGGAACGCAACACGACCATCACCGACGCCGACATCAGCGCGCACCCCGAGCTGAAACTGGCACGGTGGGCGGCCCGCGAGCTCGACCCCGCCACCGCGGCCGCCACCACGATGTTCACCAGCTGCCAGCCGTGTCAGATGTGCGCGGGCGCCATCGAACGCTCCGGCCTGGGGCGCGTCGTGTTCGCCCTGTCCAACGAGCAGCTCACCGGCCTCAAACCCGGCCCCGGATGGCCCGGCGTAGCCCAGGAGGGCCCGGCCCTGTACGAGGAGGCGCGCGTCCCGGTCGAGGGCTACTACACCTGA
- a CDS encoding LLM class flavin-dependent oxidoreductase has product MRTGVNVPNFGPGTDPGMLRDWAQTVEGLGFDLLMVSDHLAVTPDVARQYPAPFYEPFTTLSWLAGITHRVRLGTTVLILPYRHPLLMARMAANLHQLSGGRLVLGVGVGWARQEFAALGVPFGRRGELTDEALRAMRAAWEDEADYGHGPIPIWVGGNSDAGLRRAVRFGEAWHPLRFTLPWLRDALERLEAAADAQGRPVPGLAPRIALRLSPSPIEDPGRLAGQGTIEQILDDIDRLRRLGAGTVVLDPFGGDPEETHHPRQAWRALAAVAAALPTKSE; this is encoded by the coding sequence ATGCGAACAGGCGTCAACGTCCCCAACTTCGGGCCCGGCACCGACCCCGGCATGCTGCGCGACTGGGCGCAGACCGTCGAGGGCCTGGGGTTCGACCTGCTGATGGTCTCCGACCACCTCGCGGTCACGCCCGACGTCGCGAGGCAGTACCCCGCGCCGTTCTATGAGCCGTTCACGACACTGTCCTGGCTGGCCGGCATCACCCACCGGGTCCGGCTCGGGACGACGGTGCTCATCCTGCCGTACCGGCATCCGCTGCTGATGGCACGGATGGCCGCCAACCTCCACCAGCTCAGCGGCGGGCGGCTCGTCCTGGGGGTGGGCGTCGGCTGGGCCCGGCAGGAGTTCGCGGCGCTCGGCGTCCCGTTCGGCCGGCGCGGCGAACTGACCGACGAGGCCCTGCGGGCCATGCGCGCGGCCTGGGAGGACGAGGCGGACTACGGCCACGGGCCGATACCGATCTGGGTCGGCGGCAACAGCGACGCGGGCCTGCGCCGGGCGGTGCGGTTCGGCGAGGCGTGGCACCCGCTGCGGTTCACCCTCCCCTGGCTGCGGGACGCGCTGGAGCGGCTCGAGGCCGCCGCGGACGCGCAGGGACGGCCGGTGCCGGGCCTGGCGCCGCGCATCGCCCTGAGGCTGTCCCCCTCACCCATCGAGGACCCCGGCCGGCTCGCCGGCCAGGGCACGATCGAGCAGATCCTCGACGACATCGACCGGCTGAGGCGGCTCGGCGCCGGCACCGTCGTCCTCGACCCCTTCGGCGGTGACCCCGAAGAGACCCACCACCCGCGGCAGGCATGGCGGGCGCTGGCGGCCGTCGCCGCCGCCCTCCCCACGAAATCGGAGTGA
- a CDS encoding Lrp/AsnC family transcriptional regulator: MAETLDATDWAILAEVQRDGRVPLTELGRRVNLSASATTERLRRLESAGVITGYRAEVDLGRAGFPVLAVVRLKYPGSHHQPLHRLLGERPEILECLRTTGDDCYTLKVAAESMGHLEKVIDELAQFGSTTTNIVYSQTLPFRGPQAPAGT, translated from the coding sequence ATGGCCGAGACTCTTGACGCGACCGACTGGGCGATCCTGGCCGAGGTCCAGCGGGACGGGCGCGTCCCGCTGACCGAGCTCGGCCGGCGGGTGAACCTCAGCGCGTCCGCGACGACCGAGCGGCTGCGGCGGCTGGAGTCGGCCGGGGTCATCACCGGCTACCGGGCCGAGGTGGACCTGGGCCGGGCCGGGTTCCCGGTGCTCGCGGTCGTCCGCCTGAAGTATCCCGGCAGCCACCACCAGCCCCTGCACCGGCTGCTCGGCGAACGGCCGGAGATCCTGGAGTGCCTGCGGACCACCGGCGATGACTGTTACACGCTCAAGGTCGCCGCGGAGTCCATGGGTCACCTGGAGAAGGTCATCGACGAGCTGGCCCAGTTCGGGAGCACCACCACCAACATCGTCTACAGCCAGACCCTGCCCTTCCGCGGCCCCCAGGCGCCCGCCGGGACCTGA
- a CDS encoding LLM class flavin-dependent oxidoreductase, with translation MRFAISIPQLIADGAFDPAAFRHHLARAEALGFESAWTQEQVLGAAPTLGPIETLTYAAACTERLRLGCAVFVTPLHVPVHLAKSVATLDQLSRGRLEIGVGTGGRGRMFSAFGVGPGGLVARFNEGLRLMKACWTEPRITFEGRFWQLEDAAMEPKPFQKPYPPLWFGGNHPDALRRAVRHGDGFFGAGSTETGRFAEQVRLVREALAEEGRDPGGFGIAKRVYIAVDDDGARARRDIDAALERLYGRTGLAPVAVAGTPEACARGLREVADAGAQMILLNPLSEETTQMERLAADVLPRLS, from the coding sequence GTGCGATTCGCCATCTCGATCCCGCAGCTCATCGCCGACGGCGCCTTCGACCCCGCGGCCTTCCGCCACCACCTCGCGCGCGCCGAGGCGCTCGGCTTCGAAAGCGCCTGGACACAGGAACAGGTCCTGGGCGCGGCCCCCACTCTGGGGCCGATCGAGACCCTGACGTACGCGGCCGCGTGCACGGAGCGGCTGCGGCTGGGCTGCGCGGTGTTCGTCACTCCGCTGCACGTCCCGGTCCACCTGGCCAAGAGCGTCGCCACGCTGGACCAGCTCAGCCGTGGCCGCCTCGAGATCGGGGTGGGGACCGGAGGGCGCGGCCGGATGTTCTCCGCGTTCGGCGTCGGCCCCGGCGGCCTGGTCGCCCGGTTCAACGAAGGACTGCGGCTGATGAAGGCGTGCTGGACCGAGCCCCGCATCACCTTCGAGGGCCGCTTCTGGCAGCTCGAGGACGCGGCGATGGAACCCAAACCGTTCCAGAAGCCCTACCCGCCGCTGTGGTTCGGCGGCAACCACCCGGACGCCCTGCGCCGGGCCGTGCGGCACGGCGACGGATTCTTCGGCGCCGGGTCCACCGAGACCGGGCGGTTCGCCGAGCAGGTGCGGCTCGTACGGGAGGCGCTCGCCGAGGAGGGCCGCGACCCCGGCGGCTTCGGCATCGCCAAGCGCGTCTACATCGCCGTCGACGACGACGGGGCACGCGCCCGGCGCGACATCGACGCCGCGCTCGAACGGCTCTACGGCAGGACGGGCCTGGCCCCGGTCGCGGTCGCCGGCACACCGGAGGCGTGTGCGCGAGGACTGCGGGAGGTCGCCGACGCGGGCGCGCAGATGATCCTGCTCAACCCGCTGTCCGAGGAGACCACGCAGATGGAGCGGCTGGCCGCCGACGTCCTGCCCCGGCTGTCCTGA
- a CDS encoding ArsR/SmtB family transcription factor: protein MATTFDVLAEPARRRILDLLLERPRPVAELTEALGLTQPGTSKHLRVLREAGLVRVRAEAQRRWYELRPEPLAEIDAWLRPYRRLWSDALDALEHHLDTMPGTAPDRTEDS from the coding sequence GTGGCAACGACATTCGACGTACTCGCCGAGCCGGCCCGGCGGCGGATCCTGGATCTGCTGCTGGAACGCCCCCGGCCGGTGGCGGAGCTGACCGAGGCCCTGGGCCTCACCCAGCCCGGCACCTCCAAGCACCTGCGAGTGCTACGCGAGGCCGGGCTGGTCCGCGTACGCGCCGAGGCGCAGCGGCGCTGGTACGAGCTGCGGCCCGAGCCGCTGGCCGAGATCGACGCGTGGCTGCGGCCCTACCGGCGGCTGTGGTCGGACGCGCTCGACGCCCTCGAACACCACCTGGACACCATGCCCGGCACGGCGCCGGACCGTACGGAGGACTCGTGA